From the Chitinophaga lutea genome, one window contains:
- a CDS encoding TylF/MycF family methyltransferase, which yields MTAINEKYIDLMKNVLIDMHRIEKGEYLPVAKMTLFGKKKVWGVLDKWMKSYGMAVCKEVKFTPDQRLTGRDWPVNADSMIGLKRMENIEYCVKEVIRNNVPGDLIETGVWRGGATIFMRAILYAFGVTDRTVWVADSFEGLPKPDEAKYEADKGDIHHIYHKELAIPLESVQYNFKKYGLLDNQVKFLKGWFKDTLPTAPIKQLAVARLDGDMYESTIDALNSLYPKLSVGGFLIVDDWGAVEGCRKAVLDYREKHGITEEIIDIDGLGVYWKRER from the coding sequence ATGACAGCCATTAACGAGAAGTACATCGATCTGATGAAAAACGTACTGATAGATATGCACCGGATTGAAAAAGGTGAATATCTGCCGGTCGCCAAAATGACCCTCTTCGGCAAAAAGAAAGTCTGGGGAGTGCTGGATAAATGGATGAAATCATACGGCATGGCCGTTTGCAAAGAGGTGAAATTCACGCCTGATCAGCGCCTGACGGGCCGCGACTGGCCGGTGAACGCCGACAGCATGATCGGTTTGAAACGGATGGAGAACATCGAATACTGCGTGAAGGAAGTCATCCGCAACAACGTGCCCGGCGATCTGATCGAAACCGGCGTTTGGCGCGGGGGGGCCACCATCTTCATGAGGGCCATCCTGTATGCATTCGGCGTGACCGACCGTACCGTGTGGGTGGCCGACTCTTTCGAGGGGCTGCCGAAGCCGGACGAAGCGAAATATGAGGCGGACAAGGGCGACATACACCACATATACCACAAAGAACTGGCGATTCCCCTGGAATCCGTGCAATACAACTTTAAGAAGTACGGCCTGCTCGACAACCAGGTGAAATTCCTGAAAGGCTGGTTCAAGGACACGCTGCCCACCGCACCGATCAAACAGCTGGCGGTAGCCCGCCTCGACGGTGATATGTATGAATCCACCATCGACGCGCTGAACAGCCTGTATCCCAAATTGTCCGTAGGCGGCTTCCTGATCGTCGACGACTGGGGCGCGGTGGAAGGCTGCCGCAAAGCGGTGCTCGACTATCGCGAAAAGCACGGCATTACCGAAGAAATTATCGATATAGACGGACTGGGCGTTTACTGGAAACGGGAGCGTTGA
- a CDS encoding RDD family protein, whose amino-acid sequence MESTQEHLLADEAVVNLEMASSGKRFANYLIDIASFYAFIFALSLIIVIFNPTFFDVFENASAGVDLLDRLVTLLLYGLYMGTVEAVFKGRTLGKLLTGTRAVNEDGSTISMGTAFKRGIIRAIPFNAFSALGNPCYPWQDKWSDTYVVDVKKSILPANE is encoded by the coding sequence ATGGAATCTACCCAGGAACACCTGCTTGCCGACGAAGCCGTCGTGAATCTTGAAATGGCCTCCAGCGGAAAACGCTTTGCCAATTATCTCATCGACATTGCCAGTTTTTATGCATTCATTTTTGCATTGAGCCTGATCATCGTGATCTTCAATCCCACTTTTTTCGACGTATTCGAGAATGCCTCTGCGGGCGTGGACCTGCTCGACCGGCTGGTGACGCTGCTTTTGTACGGGCTCTACATGGGCACGGTGGAAGCGGTCTTTAAAGGGCGCACGCTCGGCAAGCTGCTCACGGGCACCAGGGCGGTGAACGAAGACGGCAGCACCATCAGCATGGGCACCGCATTCAAACGAGGCATCATCCGCGCCATCCCGTTCAACGCTTTCAGCGCGCTCGGTAATCCCTGTTATCCCTGGCAGGACAAATGGTCGGATACCTACGTGGTGGACGTGAAAAAATCCATCCTGCCGGCTAACGAATAG
- a CDS encoding J domain-containing protein, with translation MRDYYYILGIPPDATEADIKAAFRKLSHRFHPDKNNGRRFFEERFKSILEAYAVLSDAGKRKAYDEKLRHYRSSGMNAADLRRLEVALERMFEEEYKKREQAIRDAYTMGERPIHATAAQKTIPGEAIPAPATGEKPRPGKKLLIAALAVAIIILAVLLFTRKHPADARATPPPPSTGQKPGG, from the coding sequence ATGCGCGACTATTATTACATCCTCGGTATTCCGCCGGATGCAACCGAAGCCGACATCAAAGCAGCTTTCAGAAAACTCTCCCACAGATTTCACCCGGATAAAAACAACGGGCGGCGTTTTTTCGAAGAAAGGTTCAAATCGATCCTGGAAGCCTATGCCGTGCTGTCCGATGCGGGCAAAAGAAAAGCATATGATGAAAAGCTGCGCCACTACCGCTCGTCGGGCATGAATGCAGCCGATTTGCGCCGGTTGGAGGTGGCGCTGGAGCGGATGTTCGAAGAGGAGTATAAAAAGCGGGAACAGGCCATCAGGGACGCCTATACTATGGGCGAACGGCCCATCCATGCAACTGCGGCGCAAAAAACAATTCCGGGTGAAGCGATACCGGCACCGGCAACGGGCGAAAAACCGCGCCCGGGTAAAAAGCTGCTGATAGCGGCATTGGCGGTTGCCATCATCATACTGGCCGTGTTGCTGTTTACCAGGAAACATCCGGCTGACGCCAGGGCAACCCCGCCACCGCCATCTACAGGGCAGAAACCGGGCGGTTAA